A DNA window from Agarivorans sp. TSD2052 contains the following coding sequences:
- a CDS encoding helix-turn-helix domain-containing protein, with product MQALNQYLAQMLKTKRQQKQWSLTKAAQETGVSKAMLGQIERGESSPTIATLWKIAGGFNTSLSYFIEPSLSDSQHSEVRSAEQLRQQPASDSMLVATLFPFDPHYGFEMFELTLLPGYERLSEAHEPGVSEHIVVISGEMEVLIKGQWIPLSKGQAIRFAGDQEHGYRNLSQQAVVFNDLIHYSVN from the coding sequence GTGCAAGCTCTCAATCAGTACCTCGCTCAAATGCTAAAAACCAAACGGCAACAAAAACAGTGGAGCTTAACCAAAGCGGCGCAAGAAACGGGAGTAAGTAAAGCAATGTTAGGCCAGATCGAACGCGGTGAGTCGAGCCCAACTATCGCAACCTTATGGAAAATTGCCGGAGGGTTTAATACGTCTCTATCTTATTTTATAGAGCCTAGCTTAAGTGATAGTCAACACTCAGAGGTAAGAAGCGCCGAGCAGCTTCGCCAACAGCCCGCCAGCGACAGCATGTTGGTTGCCACATTATTTCCCTTTGATCCCCATTATGGCTTTGAGATGTTTGAGTTAACCTTATTACCAGGTTATGAGCGCTTATCTGAAGCCCACGAACCTGGTGTCAGCGAGCATATTGTGGTCATTAGCGGTGAAATGGAAGTGCTAATAAAAGGGCAGTGGATACCATTAAGCAAAGGACAAGCAATACGGTTTGCCGGCGACCAAGAACATGGCTATCGCAACCTCAGTCAACAAGCGGTGGTGTTTAATGATCTGATCCACTACTCAGTGAATTAA
- a CDS encoding Fur family transcriptional regulator: MSTVEYIQHVSDYCSELKLNFTPNREAVLALLHRSNEPLSAYDILAELQKQQPKTKPPTVYRALEFLLQHHFIQHLESSSRYLVSQQDTSFGPKPLLICTDCKSVTQLDLSNQLKTELDNFAGKQGFSLHPQTYEFQGLCSGCQHRQTP; the protein is encoded by the coding sequence ATGTCTACAGTAGAATACATACAACACGTTAGTGATTACTGTAGCGAACTTAAGCTTAACTTTACGCCTAATCGTGAGGCGGTATTAGCCTTACTGCACCGCAGTAATGAGCCCTTAAGCGCTTATGACATTTTAGCCGAGCTGCAAAAACAGCAACCGAAAACTAAACCACCTACCGTTTACCGTGCGTTGGAGTTTTTATTACAGCATCATTTCATTCAGCACTTAGAATCCAGCAGCCGCTATCTGGTTAGCCAACAAGATACGTCTTTTGGGCCTAAGCCGCTATTAATATGTACCGATTGTAAATCAGTGACTCAACTTGATTTATCCAACCAACTAAAAACTGAACTGGATAACTTTGCGGGTAAACAGGGATTTAGTTTGCATCCACAAACTTACGAGTTTCAAGGATTATGTTCTGGTTGCCAACACAGGCAAACACCATGA
- a CDS encoding peptidoglycan DD-metalloendopeptidase family protein, with amino-acid sequence MFNSKAQMFGRPSKLPSKHWQLILACGAVITIASIWPTQQSTTSSSRQLIELPQNSFNQDNDTQVFELAPSSRKTIELASKTTQTEPSAEQFKQHAEPSVTKENDAPQAAAEPSNALENSVQTYRYTIKKGDTLGKIFTRFNIDQTTMYQVLEADISVLALDTLSLGHQLTFTIDHDKQELQALQLAFNPAQQIVFKRVDATSFEYETVTIEGQWQKQAISGTIEGSFYVSARKAGLNANEVDQVSQMFQDKIRFSRDFRAGDVFQVVRNRQYIDGALTGQSEISAVRIFNRGNEYSAYLFSNGNYYDKEGESLARAFMRIPLKRKQRVSSPFNPRRKHPITGRISPHNGTDFGVAIGTPVLAAGDGVITRIENHPYAGKYIVIQHGGKYRSRYLHLNKFKVRKGQRVTRGQVIAESGNTGRSTGPHLHYEFHINGRAVNPMKAKIPLASAIDKQDRIAFNQLITDMNQLIESS; translated from the coding sequence ATGTTCAACAGTAAAGCCCAAATGTTTGGCCGACCTAGCAAGCTACCCAGTAAACACTGGCAGCTTATATTGGCTTGTGGTGCTGTCATCACCATAGCCAGTATTTGGCCAACGCAGCAGTCAACAACCAGTAGCTCACGTCAATTGATTGAGCTTCCGCAAAACAGCTTTAATCAAGATAATGACACCCAAGTATTTGAGTTAGCGCCAAGCTCTCGCAAGACGATTGAATTAGCGAGTAAAACGACCCAAACAGAACCCAGTGCTGAACAGTTTAAACAACACGCTGAGCCAAGCGTCACTAAAGAAAATGATGCCCCACAGGCTGCGGCCGAACCCAGTAATGCATTAGAAAATAGTGTACAAACTTACCGCTACACGATAAAAAAAGGTGATACCTTAGGCAAAATCTTTACTCGCTTCAACATTGATCAAACCACCATGTATCAAGTACTAGAAGCCGATATATCGGTGCTAGCGTTAGATACTTTAAGCCTTGGACACCAACTTACATTTACCATTGACCACGATAAGCAAGAGTTACAAGCCTTACAGTTGGCCTTTAACCCTGCTCAGCAAATCGTGTTTAAAAGAGTGGATGCCACCAGCTTTGAATATGAAACCGTCACTATTGAAGGTCAATGGCAAAAACAAGCCATTAGCGGCACCATTGAAGGTAGCTTTTACGTCTCGGCACGCAAAGCAGGATTAAATGCCAACGAAGTCGACCAAGTGTCCCAAATGTTTCAAGACAAGATTCGTTTTTCGAGAGACTTTAGGGCTGGTGACGTCTTTCAAGTAGTAAGAAATCGCCAGTACATTGACGGGGCGCTCACCGGTCAAAGTGAAATAAGTGCGGTGCGTATTTTTAATCGTGGTAACGAATATAGCGCTTACCTATTTAGTAACGGTAACTATTACGATAAAGAGGGCGAAAGTTTAGCCCGCGCCTTTATGCGCATTCCATTAAAACGTAAGCAACGTGTTAGTTCGCCCTTTAATCCCCGTCGGAAGCACCCCATTACTGGCCGAATTTCGCCACACAACGGCACTGATTTTGGTGTAGCTATTGGCACCCCTGTATTAGCGGCCGGTGATGGTGTGATCACTCGCATCGAAAACCACCCTTACGCTGGCAAATATATCGTGATTCAGCATGGTGGTAAGTACCGCTCTCGTTACTTACATTTGAATAAGTTTAAAGTGCGGAAAGGCCAGCGAGTCACTCGTGGTCAAGTGATTGCCGAATCGGGCAATACCGGCCGTTCTACCGGTCCGCATTTACATTATGAATTTCACATCAATGGTCGAGCAGTCAACCCGATGAAAGCTAAAATTCCGTTGGCATCGGCTATCGACAAGCAGGACCGTATCGCCTTCAATCAGTTAATTACTGATATGAACCAGCTAATTGAGTCTAGTTAA
- the edd gene encoding phosphogluconate dehydratase: protein MNPIIQQVTQDIRQRSLALRQAYVSRMQAQAEQGSTRASLSCGNLAHAVAACNSEQKGQLLDFTRVNVAIISAYNDMLSAHQPYASYPQQIKEILIKLGHSGQVAGGVPAMCDGVTQGQEGMDLSLYSRDLIAQSTAIGLSHQGFDACLLLGVCDKIAPGQLMGALAFGHLPTAFVPSGPMPSGISNQEKVAMRQQHAAGELGDQALQDIECKAYHAPGTCTFYGTANTNQLVFEAMGLMLPGSAFVPTNSNLRNKLTDKLASHMVSIALGSGDYRPLYRIVDEKCLVNGLVALMASGGSTNHTLHMIAIARSAGIILNWDDFAKLASCVPQLTRMYPNGPADINAFEQAGAVPCLMRLLAQRKLIHMDASTIYGTVSDYLKQACLEDNRISWVPVLASKDPAVIAADDQQFSNSGGLQVLAGNLGRAVIKTSALEASQRVITASARVFDSQHDVAEAYQKGEFNQDVVVVVRYNGPSANGMPELHKLMPVLANLQNKGFKVALVTDGRLSGASGKIPSAIHLNPETAKGGILSKLRDGDIIHLDANQGILDCRLTAQQLQQRESQADSKPDQHVGTGRELFSPFRRLISSAETGATVLFDSF, encoded by the coding sequence ATGAATCCAATTATTCAACAAGTCACTCAAGATATTCGCCAACGTAGCCTTGCTTTGCGCCAAGCCTACGTCTCGAGAATGCAAGCTCAAGCTGAGCAAGGTAGCACTCGAGCTAGTCTCAGTTGCGGCAATTTGGCGCATGCTGTAGCAGCGTGCAACAGCGAGCAAAAAGGCCAGCTATTGGATTTTACTCGGGTGAACGTAGCTATTATTAGTGCTTATAACGATATGTTAAGTGCTCATCAACCTTATGCGAGCTATCCGCAACAAATTAAAGAAATACTCATTAAATTAGGGCATAGCGGGCAAGTAGCCGGAGGCGTGCCCGCCATGTGTGATGGGGTTACCCAAGGCCAAGAGGGTATGGATCTATCGCTGTACTCACGAGATCTTATTGCCCAAAGCACCGCTATTGGTTTAAGTCATCAAGGCTTTGATGCCTGCTTGCTACTTGGCGTATGTGACAAAATCGCGCCAGGTCAATTAATGGGGGCCTTAGCTTTTGGCCATTTACCTACGGCTTTTGTGCCTAGTGGGCCAATGCCTTCGGGGATCTCTAACCAAGAAAAAGTGGCTATGCGTCAACAGCACGCAGCGGGTGAGCTAGGAGACCAAGCCCTACAAGACATAGAGTGTAAAGCCTATCATGCGCCGGGAACCTGTACTTTCTATGGTACGGCTAATACTAATCAGCTGGTGTTTGAAGCCATGGGGCTGATGTTGCCGGGTAGCGCCTTTGTTCCCACCAATTCTAATTTGCGTAATAAGCTAACCGATAAGCTCGCCAGCCACATGGTATCGATTGCTTTGGGGAGTGGCGATTATCGTCCTCTATATCGGATAGTCGATGAGAAGTGTCTAGTTAACGGGTTAGTGGCCTTAATGGCATCAGGGGGCAGTACTAACCATACGCTGCATATGATTGCGATAGCGCGCAGCGCAGGGATAATTCTAAATTGGGATGATTTTGCCAAACTGGCAAGCTGTGTGCCTCAATTAACCCGCATGTATCCTAATGGGCCGGCCGATATCAATGCTTTTGAACAAGCCGGAGCGGTTCCCTGCTTAATGCGTTTGCTCGCCCAGCGAAAGCTAATTCATATGGACGCCAGTACCATTTACGGCACGGTTAGCGACTACTTAAAGCAAGCTTGCTTGGAAGATAATCGCATAAGTTGGGTGCCAGTGCTCGCCTCTAAAGATCCTGCAGTGATTGCCGCCGACGATCAGCAGTTTTCCAATAGCGGTGGTTTACAGGTATTAGCCGGTAACCTAGGACGGGCAGTGATTAAGACCAGTGCTTTAGAGGCCTCGCAGCGAGTGATTACAGCCTCTGCTCGGGTGTTTGATAGCCAGCATGATGTTGCAGAAGCTTATCAAAAAGGAGAGTTTAACCAAGATGTGGTGGTGGTGGTTCGTTATAACGGGCCATCGGCCAATGGAATGCCAGAGTTGCATAAACTCATGCCGGTATTGGCTAACTTACAAAACAAGGGTTTTAAAGTTGCATTAGTGACTGATGGTCGTCTGTCTGGAGCATCAGGGAAAATCCCTTCAGCTATTCATTTAAACCCTGAAACGGCAAAGGGCGGTATATTGAGTAAGCTGCGAGACGGGGACATTATTCATTTAGATGCTAACCAAGGGATCTTAGATTGCAGGCTGACCGCGCAACAGCTACAACAACGAGAGTCGCAAGCTGATAGTAAACCAGACCAACATGTTGGCACTGGGCGTGAACTGTTTAGCCCATTTCGACGCTTAATTAGCAGTGCTGAAACAGGGGCCACGGTATTGTTTGACTCGTTTTAA
- a CDS encoding gluconokinase, whose amino-acid sequence MKANVAKVYIVMGVSGSGKSSIGQALAERLGIAFIDGDDLHPSDNIKKMCRGEPLNDKDRQPWLNRIRQQARQCLAEQHSVVIVCSALKKHYRDTLRQAGHEVVFIFLDGSFQLISQRLAGRSEHFMPSELLASQFASLEVPSTTETDVLRTDINGSVRQIVSRCISAIARSEQAHQPLPRA is encoded by the coding sequence ATGAAAGCTAACGTCGCTAAGGTGTATATTGTCATGGGCGTTTCAGGCTCAGGCAAGTCAAGTATTGGTCAAGCTTTGGCAGAGCGCTTAGGCATAGCGTTTATTGACGGAGATGATTTACACCCCAGTGATAACATCAAAAAAATGTGCCGTGGTGAGCCGCTTAATGATAAAGACCGCCAGCCCTGGCTTAATCGTATTCGCCAGCAGGCTAGGCAATGTCTCGCTGAGCAACACAGTGTCGTGATTGTGTGTTCTGCCCTTAAAAAGCACTACCGAGATACCCTACGTCAAGCAGGCCATGAGGTAGTGTTCATTTTTCTAGATGGCTCTTTCCAGCTAATTAGCCAGCGTTTAGCGGGGCGTAGCGAGCACTTTATGCCCAGTGAATTACTGGCCAGTCAATTTGCTAGCTTAGAAGTGCCATCTACAACAGAAACTGATGTGCTTAGAACTGACATCAATGGCTCTGTTCGCCAAATAGTCAGTCGTTGTATTTCAGCTATTGCGCGGAGTGAGCAAGCCCATCAACCTTTGCCAAGAGCGTAA
- a CDS encoding GH36-type glycosyl hydrolase domain-containing protein yields the protein MAKFIENGQRYQLDDPCIAPNSAGYLWNRKMMVHMNCRGFAVSQYMDPEPRKYAHVPNLAAQSFMQPEQPYFSHHPGRFFYLRDNQSGEMFSAPYEPMKVALDKFAFEPGLADIRWHLEKLGVALDISLSLSEEDVVEIWQVKLSNLTKQPRDLSLIPYFPVGYASWMNMGGHFDAALNAIVCSSVTPYQVVADYFKNQHFKDITFLAADRQPDFYEVSQSEFEGEGGLHNPSALQAGRNLANGEAHYELPAAIMQFHYPLAANQSQTLRLLFGPAKDKAEISALTQRYLYQHAGDQQAYQAYIAQGQGCLNVETPDQQFNHFVNHWLPRQIFYHGDSNRLTTDPQTRNYLQDAMGMVYLNPSATKAAIITALQQQKFSGAMPDGILLTADAELKYINKVPHTDHPVWLSIVVNAYLQETADYAFLQLPLGWVDKDVQSSVFEHVSKAMLFLSDANDERGLPYIAQGDWCDPMNMVGYQGKGVSGWLAEAISYALQLWAPICEQQQQSELATKLRLHAEQLNKRINHYFWDGAWYGRGITDNGRLFGINSDSEGKIFLNAQSWALLCGAASQQQKQLILHAIDEQLDTPYGVMMSAPAFTTMHDDIGRVSQKWPGSAENGSVYNHAAAFYAASLYASDEADRAFDVLRKMIPSNHQDDLKRRGQLPVYLPNYYRGAYYQYPRTAGRSSHLFNTGTGAWFYQQTIEKMFGLKGCEQGLGICPQLPSRWHQVSIVRHFRGAFFHINYSRSKALSDNTIKVQQTWPNAAQGAHLVLKQTERGVVVSGFMQAEHYYLTVQLAAGGVTDTAPTVAA from the coding sequence ATGGCTAAATTTATAGAAAATGGGCAACGTTACCAGCTTGATGACCCATGCATCGCGCCTAACAGTGCAGGGTACTTATGGAATCGAAAAATGATGGTGCACATGAACTGCCGTGGTTTTGCAGTGAGCCAATATATGGATCCTGAACCACGAAAATATGCCCATGTGCCTAACCTAGCAGCGCAGAGCTTTATGCAGCCTGAACAGCCTTATTTTAGTCACCATCCTGGTCGTTTTTTCTATTTGCGAGATAATCAAAGCGGTGAAATGTTTTCAGCGCCGTATGAGCCGATGAAGGTTGCGCTAGATAAGTTTGCCTTTGAACCCGGTTTAGCCGATATCCGCTGGCACCTTGAAAAACTAGGCGTTGCGTTGGATATTTCCTTAAGTTTATCTGAGGAAGATGTGGTAGAGATTTGGCAAGTGAAGCTGAGTAACTTGACGAAACAGCCACGAGATCTGTCTCTCATTCCTTATTTTCCGGTTGGCTATGCTTCATGGATGAATATGGGCGGCCATTTTGATGCAGCTCTCAATGCTATTGTTTGCAGTAGCGTTACCCCATATCAAGTGGTAGCAGACTACTTCAAAAACCAACATTTTAAAGATATCACCTTCTTGGCTGCCGATCGCCAGCCCGATTTTTATGAAGTATCGCAAAGTGAGTTTGAAGGAGAGGGAGGCTTGCACAATCCTTCGGCACTGCAAGCAGGAAGAAATTTAGCCAATGGTGAAGCCCATTACGAGCTGCCAGCGGCGATTATGCAGTTTCATTATCCATTGGCCGCTAATCAGAGTCAGACGTTAAGGTTATTGTTTGGGCCAGCAAAAGATAAGGCCGAAATTAGTGCCCTTACTCAACGCTATTTATATCAACATGCTGGCGACCAGCAGGCCTACCAAGCTTATATAGCCCAAGGGCAAGGCTGCCTAAATGTAGAAACGCCAGACCAACAGTTTAATCACTTTGTTAATCATTGGTTGCCTAGGCAAATCTTTTATCACGGCGACAGCAATAGGCTAACCACTGATCCGCAAACCCGCAATTATTTACAAGATGCGATGGGTATGGTGTATCTAAACCCTAGCGCTACCAAAGCGGCCATTATTACCGCACTGCAGCAGCAAAAGTTCAGCGGGGCGATGCCCGACGGTATATTGCTCACCGCAGATGCCGAGCTTAAATACATAAATAAGGTTCCGCACACTGACCATCCGGTGTGGCTGTCTATTGTAGTAAATGCTTACCTGCAAGAAACCGCTGACTATGCCTTTTTGCAGTTACCCTTAGGCTGGGTTGATAAAGATGTGCAAAGCAGTGTATTTGAACACGTGAGCAAAGCCATGTTGTTTTTAAGTGACGCAAATGATGAACGCGGTTTACCCTATATTGCTCAGGGAGATTGGTGTGACCCCATGAACATGGTGGGTTATCAAGGTAAAGGCGTATCAGGTTGGTTAGCAGAGGCCATTTCTTATGCCTTACAGCTATGGGCTCCGATTTGTGAACAACAGCAACAGAGCGAATTAGCGACTAAATTGAGATTGCATGCCGAGCAGTTAAATAAACGGATCAATCACTACTTTTGGGATGGTGCGTGGTATGGGCGAGGCATTACCGATAATGGCCGTTTATTTGGCATTAACAGCGACAGCGAAGGCAAAATTTTTCTTAATGCTCAAAGTTGGGCCTTGCTATGTGGCGCGGCTAGCCAGCAGCAAAAGCAACTTATCCTACATGCTATTGACGAGCAGCTAGATACCCCATATGGCGTAATGATGAGTGCGCCAGCCTTTACCACAATGCATGATGATATAGGCCGGGTCAGTCAAAAATGGCCTGGCAGCGCTGAAAATGGGTCGGTCTATAATCACGCAGCAGCATTCTATGCTGCCTCGTTATACGCCAGTGATGAAGCCGATAGAGCGTTTGATGTATTACGCAAAATGATCCCCAGTAATCATCAAGACGATCTAAAGAGGCGGGGGCAATTGCCGGTTTATCTGCCAAACTATTATCGCGGCGCATATTATCAATACCCACGAACAGCAGGCCGTTCAAGTCACTTATTTAATACTGGCACTGGAGCTTGGTTTTATCAGCAGACCATAGAGAAAATGTTTGGTTTAAAGGGGTGTGAACAAGGCTTAGGTATATGTCCGCAGCTACCGAGTCGCTGGCATCAAGTGAGTATTGTTCGCCACTTTCGAGGGGCGTTTTTTCATATCAACTATAGCCGTTCTAAGGCCTTGAGCGACAACACCATCAAGGTACAACAAACTTGGCCAAATGCAGCGCAAGGCGCTCATTTAGTCTTAAAACAAACAGAAAGGGGCGTAGTCGTTAGTGGGTTTATGCAGGCCGAACATTACTATTTAACAGTGCAGTTAGCAGCAGGTGGTGTCACTGACACAGCCCCAACCGTGGCGGCTTAA
- a CDS encoding LacI family DNA-binding transcriptional regulator, which translates to MATIKDVAKLAEVGVGTVSRCLSGNGGVSDKAKTRITQAMAQLNYRPNSMARALSTRRSNIIGVWLPSLSGPFYHKILRSIEQELRSHGKHLILANAEGANSQQERLEHLNYLIHRECDGVLMVCPEISDEALLNAQAHYPALVFINHHVQALAGHSFSVDHYAGGRLAAAALLSLGHRNIACVSGRLSAQDAYLRQQGFLDELAEQGQPIAANLLIEGSFDYQRCAHAIQHLLDQGETFDALFCGNDKVALVALSMLQAAGIKVPQQVSVVGYDDVDFAAYTTPALSTVRIPIEEMASSACRQMLNQAYGLTGQIKQHFRPVFVERASTAKR; encoded by the coding sequence GTGGCTACAATCAAAGATGTCGCAAAATTAGCAGAGGTAGGGGTAGGCACGGTCTCTCGGTGCTTATCTGGCAATGGGGGCGTGTCGGACAAAGCGAAAACTAGAATTACTCAGGCGATGGCGCAACTAAACTACCGCCCAAATAGTATGGCGCGAGCGCTATCTACCCGTCGTTCAAACATTATTGGTGTGTGGTTGCCGTCTTTATCTGGGCCGTTCTACCACAAAATACTCCGCAGTATAGAGCAAGAGCTACGTAGTCACGGAAAGCACCTGATTTTAGCCAACGCAGAAGGGGCTAACAGCCAACAGGAGCGTCTTGAACATCTTAACTATCTAATTCATCGAGAATGCGATGGTGTATTAATGGTTTGCCCTGAAATTAGTGATGAAGCGCTGCTCAACGCGCAGGCGCACTATCCAGCCTTAGTGTTTATTAATCACCATGTGCAAGCCCTCGCGGGGCACTCTTTTAGTGTTGACCACTATGCGGGTGGGCGATTAGCGGCCGCAGCGTTATTAAGCTTGGGTCACCGTAATATTGCCTGCGTAAGTGGTCGGTTAAGCGCCCAAGATGCCTACCTTCGCCAGCAAGGGTTTTTAGATGAACTGGCGGAACAAGGCCAGCCTATAGCTGCCAACTTACTCATCGAAGGCAGTTTTGACTATCAGCGTTGCGCACACGCTATTCAGCACTTGTTAGACCAAGGTGAGACTTTTGATGCCCTATTTTGTGGCAACGACAAGGTGGCGTTAGTGGCTTTGTCGATGTTACAAGCCGCTGGAATCAAAGTTCCTCAACAGGTTTCTGTAGTCGGTTACGACGATGTCGATTTTGCTGCGTATACCACGCCAGCCCTGAGTACTGTTCGCATCCCCATCGAGGAAATGGCAAGCAGCGCCTGTAGGCAAATGCTTAATCAAGCTTACGGCTTAACTGGACAGATAAAGCAACATTTCAGGCCTGTTTTTGTAGAGCGGGCCAGCACTGCCAAGCGCTGA
- a CDS encoding cation diffusion facilitator family transporter: MGQLEVKTVRKATWIGSIANVLLAILKITVGKITGSQALVADGVHSFSDLVTDAAILLGSRYWAAPADKEHPYGHGRFETLTNVFIGAILVIVGLGIAWDSINSFSEETSNPGALALWAAIISIVVKEALYRWTLVQAKKVNSRALHANAWHHRSDALSSLPVAVAVLANYFFPHLHYLDQVAALLVTAMILKAAWEIIWPALQEITEKEADEQLDHKIQSRAALIPDIKEVHAIRNRRVGSAILVDFHLLVDPLMSVEQAHTITEEFKDHLMQELDEVVDVIIHIEPFNCAERLLNPCCDECDDEMALSN, translated from the coding sequence ATGGGACAGCTTGAAGTAAAAACTGTTCGTAAAGCCACATGGATAGGCTCTATTGCCAACGTGCTGTTGGCAATATTAAAAATTACGGTAGGTAAAATTACCGGAAGCCAAGCGCTGGTAGCAGATGGGGTACACAGCTTCTCTGATTTAGTGACCGATGCTGCCATATTATTAGGTTCTCGTTACTGGGCGGCCCCAGCAGACAAAGAACACCCCTATGGCCACGGTCGCTTTGAAACCCTAACCAATGTTTTCATTGGAGCCATATTAGTCATAGTGGGTTTAGGCATTGCTTGGGATTCAATTAATTCATTTTCTGAAGAAACCTCTAATCCTGGAGCATTAGCGTTATGGGCTGCAATTATTTCAATTGTAGTGAAGGAGGCTTTATATCGTTGGACCTTAGTTCAAGCTAAAAAGGTGAATAGCCGAGCGTTACATGCCAACGCTTGGCATCACCGTAGTGATGCTTTAAGCTCGTTACCGGTGGCTGTTGCAGTGCTGGCTAACTACTTTTTCCCGCACCTACATTACCTCGATCAAGTAGCTGCTTTGCTGGTGACGGCGATGATCTTAAAAGCCGCTTGGGAAATTATCTGGCCAGCGTTACAAGAGATCACCGAGAAAGAAGCCGACGAACAATTAGATCATAAGATTCAAAGCCGTGCCGCATTAATCCCAGATATTAAAGAAGTGCATGCTATCCGTAATCGTCGAGTAGGTAGCGCCATATTGGTGGATTTTCATCTGCTAGTAGACCCCCTTATGAGTGTGGAACAGGCCCATACTATTACAGAAGAATTTAAAGATCATTTAATGCAAGAACTCGACGAAGTCGTCGATGTCATCATTCACATTGAGCCGTTTAATTGTGCTGAACGTTTACTTAACCCTTGTTGTGATGAATGTGATGATGAAATGGCGCTAAGTAATTAA
- a CDS encoding exodeoxyribonuclease III, with product MRLVSWNVNGIRAVMKKEFVASLDSMQTDVLCLQETKAQDDQVMTALAELEGYHIYSNSAVKKGYSGTAILTKEKPINVEYDMGIEEHDQEGRVIAAEYQQFILVTVYTPNSGSELKRLAYRQQWDADFLAYLKGLEARKPVLVCGDLNVAHKDIDLARPKPNYNKSAGYMQAEIDGIDNLTAAGFVDTFRLAKQDQVKYSWWSYRAGARGRNIGWRIDYFLVSEAFASQVTDADILNDIMGSDHCPVQVDIAL from the coding sequence ATGCGCTTAGTATCGTGGAACGTGAATGGCATTAGAGCAGTAATGAAAAAAGAGTTTGTGGCCTCCTTAGACTCTATGCAAACTGATGTGTTGTGTTTACAAGAGACCAAAGCGCAAGACGACCAGGTCATGACAGCCTTAGCCGAGCTAGAGGGCTACCACATCTATAGTAATTCGGCAGTTAAGAAGGGTTACTCAGGCACCGCTATCTTAACTAAAGAAAAACCGATTAATGTTGAATACGATATGGGCATCGAAGAACACGACCAAGAAGGTCGAGTGATCGCCGCAGAATATCAGCAGTTTATTTTGGTGACGGTGTATACACCCAATTCAGGCAGTGAACTTAAGCGTTTAGCTTATCGCCAACAGTGGGACGCCGACTTTTTAGCCTACCTCAAAGGCCTAGAAGCCCGTAAACCAGTACTGGTTTGTGGTGACTTAAACGTAGCCCATAAAGACATTGATTTGGCGCGACCTAAGCCTAACTACAACAAAAGTGCCGGCTATATGCAGGCCGAAATTGACGGTATTGATAACTTAACTGCAGCAGGCTTTGTTGATACCTTCCGCTTAGCGAAACAAGACCAAGTTAAATACAGCTGGTGGAGCTACCGAGCAGGAGCTAGGGGCCGTAACATTGGCTGGAGAATAGACTACTTCTTGGTAAGTGAAGCCTTTGCCAGCCAAGTCACTGATGCCGACATACTTAACGATATCATGGGGTCAGATCACTGCCCGGTTCAGGTTGATATCGCGCTATAA